A section of the Dehalococcoidia bacterium genome encodes:
- a CDS encoding integrase core domain-containing protein gives MDDDSRFILGWKLQKDMTANSLIEVIQEAVDATGMTDIPIEDRTKLLSDNGSSYVSRAFRDYLGLVGIHHIRAAPFHPQTNGKVERYQQSLEREVNQLPYELPSQMERAIADFVDYYNYHRYHKALANVTPSDVLYGRREQILERRKEVRTQTLNHRRTYNQALTELGYPT, from the coding sequence ATGGACGACGACTCCCGTTTCATTCTGGGGTGGAAGCTGCAAAAGGACATGACGGCCAATTCTCTGATTGAGGTGATCCAGGAAGCGGTGGACGCTACCGGAATGACCGATATCCCGATTGAGGATCGCACCAAACTGCTCTCGGACAATGGTTCTAGCTACGTCTCCAGGGCTTTCCGGGACTATCTGGGCCTGGTGGGCATCCATCATATTCGGGCCGCACCCTTCCATCCCCAGACCAATGGCAAGGTAGAACGCTACCAACAGTCTCTGGAACGAGAGGTGAACCAGTTACCCTATGAGCTTCCCAGCCAGATGGAAAGGGCCATTGCCGACTTCGTCGACTACTACAACTATCACCGCTACCACAAGGCCTTGGCCAATGTGACGCCCTCTGATGTCTTATATGGCAGGAGAGAGCAAATCCTGGAGCGCAGAAAGGAGGTGCGGACACAAACACTCAACCATCGCAGAACTTACAACCAAGCCCTCACAGAGCTTGGTTACCCCACCTGA